The Fluviispira sanaruensis sequence ATCCTATATTGAAATTGGTCAGCAAGAAGGTGCGCAATTGCTCACAGGTGGACGAAGAAATATTATTGACGGAGATCTCTCTGAAGGTTATTATGTTGAGCCAACGGTATTTAAGGGGACCAACAATATGCGAGTTTTCCAAGAAGAAATTTTTGGTCCGGTAGTCTCTGTTGCAACTTTTAAAGATGATGAGGAAGCTCTCCATTTAGCTAATGACACCCTTTATGGTTTAGGTGCTGGAATTTGGACACGCGATATCGCTTTGGCGTATCGTTTAGGCAGAGAAATTAAGGCAGGCCGTGTTTGGACGAATTGCTATCATTTATATCCAGCACATGCGGCTTTTGGTGGATACAAACAATCGGGAATAGGCCGTGAAAATCATAAAATGATGTTAAATCATTATCAGCATACAAAGAATTTATTAGTCAGTTACAGTGACAAAGCCCTTGGACTGTTTTAGTACTACTTCGTTAATAAAAAATATGTTATATTTAAGTCATCGTAATATTTTTTTGATGTTGAATAATGAAATTAGCAAATATAAAAGATCTTTCATTAAAAGTTTCACAATTTATCGATGGTTTTAGATCGGTTTTTAAAAAAATGATAAATTAAATTTTAGTAAAACTTAGATATGTGTATTAATATTAGATGGCGAAAGAAAATCTATAGGAGTAATGTCATCAAGAATTTCAAATGCAGAAGAACAATCTTTACAGCAATTTGTTAATTAAAGTCAATGCTCTCTTCATGATCTTATTATAAGTTTAAATATATATATGATTAATAAACTGAAAATAAATAAATTTATTTTTTATCTTGATGATACAAGTCTTCCAAAAAAGGTGATGAGAGTGTTGCTGTATAAAGGCAATATTGTGGAGTACAAGGTAAGATTACAAACAGTCAAGCATTTGTTACCTTAAATATGATTTCTAATAAAATACATTTTCTAGTGACTGCAAAGCTATATTTGCCAGATGGCTGGATTAAAAATTCAAAAAAATTAGATAAAGTAAAAGTACCTTTAGAGGAAAGAATCTTCAAAGAAAAGTGGAGAATAGGACTTTATTTTATTGATGAAATCATCAAGTTATTCAAAAAAGAAAAGATGGAGTTTTAAAATATTTTATTTCAAATTATTCAAATACTTACCCAAATGATGAAATAATAGAATTCATGCTTAAAAGATGGAAAATCGAACAGGGATAACAGATTTTAAAAAAAGAATTGAGGCTTGATCAATATGAAGGGCGTTCGTGGTTAGGATTGCATCACCATATAGCTTTATGCTTTTTAGCATATTATTTTATAAATGAATTCGATAAAAGAAAACTTAAGATCTCATTTTCTGCTGTAGAGAGATATATTAAAGTTTTAAAGGTTAATAGAATTATATTTTTCATGTCTCTTATATTCATTTTTTCTAAAGTATATGCTAATTCTGAAAAGCATATACTTATTGTGCTACTGAGTATGGTAATTGGGATTAGCTATATGAAAAATATCAAATAGAACTCGATGCGTACTTATCTTTAAGAAATCCGAAATACACTGGGACTAGAAAAAAATTGTAAATTTTAAATGGATATATACTATTATTAAAGGTTATTCTATTTTATATTATTAATTGATGAAAAAAAATTAGAAGAAAGATGAAAAAATAAGAAAAGCAAATATTATAAAAAATATATCTTTGCTCAACTAATGTGCTATTATTTCGGATTTATACCTTCTAATTAAGCTTTATTTGGGACGAAAAATAATGACAATATAATGTCTAGACAAGGTTATTTGTATGAAAAAATTGATTATGATTGTATGCTATAAGAGTAGACTTAAAACCAAAAGGTAACCATTAAATTAAACGGTTAATCGGACTTCTTCTATTTCACGCCTAAGACATATTTTCACCACATTACTTCAATAAAGTGCCTAAATTATCTTCTATGCTCTTTATTGAAGAAGGAAAAATAATAATTAATAGATATTCTAGTAAATCGCACTTCTAAGAAGGTCATCTTCAGCCTGGATAGACTTGACAATTTATACTGAAATTCTTACTATAATCCCATGTATAAATATTTTAAAATTTAATAGAGGATCCATTTTTATGCTTTTTAAAAAAATTATTTTTGCATTTTTATGCAATCTACCTATGATTTTTATTGCGAATGATTTATATGCAGACGAGACATATATTATTTGTTCAAATCCAAAAGGTGATTGGAATTGGCTCGAATATGGAAATATAAAAGTTAATGGAACTTGGAAAATAAAATATCAGTCACCTTCATTAAATTTTAAATATTTCATTTTAGATTCAGGTGTTGATACTTATGCAGTTTTGAAAAAAAAATGTATAGATGAATTTAATGGAGAATTTATCTATCCACAACCTGTATTAAGCTTTTCAAATAAGTGGGCTCCATTTGCTAAAGATGAACATATTATACTTCCTGGGCTAATTTCTTATTTTGAGGATAATTTTAGATTGCGGGTAAATTTTAAAAACAATCAATGAAAAATTGCGATCCAAGGTCTCAGATGTTCTTAATTCAATATATTTAAAGTCCTGTATATGAACTCTTGACCGCATTTTTTAGACTGTCTTTTTGGGAAACTTAATTTTAAGTTTTAATAAACAGAGAAAGTTTTGTTATTTTAATTTTTCCTAGGAATTGGCTTTTCAAAATGTTGATAATCCTTTAAAGATATCCATGAACCTCCCCATGTCCAACCTTTTTTAATAAATGTATTATATGTAAAATCATTTAATTTTATCATTCCAAGTGAAGTCAATGAACGATCTGTATACTGTTTTCCATTTTCAGGTAAAACGAGTTTTCCTTTTATATAGGGATTTATTTTGGGGTTTATGTCTATAGCTCTTCCATAACTATGCACAGAAAAAATACCCGGTTTACCTGTAACAGAGCGGCAATTAAAAGCAGAAGTATTATTTTCTGTCATAGACAAATCATCATCACCTTTAAAATCATCTATTATATGCATTTTTTCGATTGGGAATTTACTCTCAAATAGTTCTTCAAATATGATTTTAACTTCGGTAGCTATATCTTTATGAACTATTAAATGTCCCATATGAATATTATTATCAAAACCATAAAAAGGTAGGCTTAAATATTTTAAATCTCCTAATGAAACAGGGCAATCTGGTTTCCATGTATATCTTTGCATTTTTTTTTGAATTTCTTCAGGAATATTGTCTATTTTTGATTCAAAATTATGGGTAGTCAGATTTTGTGAATTTGCACCATTGTGAAAATTAGCTACAATTAAGCTAAATAATATTAAATTTAAAATCTTCACAGGATTTTTTTCCTTTACTAAGATGTTATAAAAATCAAATAAATAATATTTATATTCATTATATCAATTGCTCTGTCTACATTAAAGCAAAAAAATGAGTATAATCTTGTTAACATTATAGTTTGCTTATGTAAAGTAGTTGCATCTGTACTTAGAATATGCCTTTCTTAATTTCCATTAAAGTTAAATTATTGCTTTAATATCTATGCAACTGAATTATTTTGAGCATAAGATGATATGCGAATGAAAACGTGCCTTGAATCTAAACTCAAGCTTTGTTGCTTCAATTTAATACCTAGATGGGTCAACCCAGTTTCTAAAAGGAGTGTCGTTTGTTAACATTTGAATTAAAATATCGATTTGTTGAATAAAGAAAAAATTATGAATAATTTCCCTTTTTTGAAATTAAATGAGTGTCTAATATTGACTAAAAACTTATACTCCAAAACATCCTCAAAAGGATTCAGCAAAGATATGATTATCTCAACTTCGGAAAATAAATATTTTTCTAATACCTCAGAAACTGAAATAAAAATGTTAACTAAAAGTGACTGGCAATCTTGGAAAAAAATACGATTGGAATGCCTTAAAAATGCTCCGACAGCATTTGTGTCCTCATTTGAAGATATCTCAAAAAAGCCTGATACTTTTTTTCAAGAAAAAGTGGAAGAAAATAAAATATACGGTGCTTTTTGTGACGGAGAACTTGTTTCTGTAGTCACTTTTAGTCAGGACTCTCGAGAAAAAGATTGTCATCGCGGGCACATTTCAGGAATGTATACAAAGCCTGAATTTGCAGGCAAGGGGATTGGTTCTAAACTTATTGCTGCTGTTATAAAAGATGCTTCAAAACTTGTAACACAAATTCATTTGGGATGTGTGGCGAACAATAAACCGGCATTACGTTTGTATAAAAATCATGGTTTTGAAATTTATGGAACAGACCCCCGAGCCATAAAACTTAACGATGAATTTTATGATATGCTTTTAATGTGGTTGAAGCTTAAATAAAATAAGGTTTTATGAGCTGAAAATAATATTAAGTTCAGGACTCATATTTTTTGTTAACACTCTTTTTTAAAATATTAAATCTGAATCACTCTATTCGCTGTATTTAATATTTCCCCTCTGTGGGCAATAATAATAACAGTTTTTATTCCTTTTAATTCGTCAATTTTTTTCATTATAATTTTCTCACTTTTATTATCAATATTTGCACTTGGCTCATCGAGTAAAAGAAGTTTTGCGGGTTTTAGCAGTGCGCGGGCAAAAGCAAATATTTGTTTTTGTCCTGAACTTAATTTTAAGGCTTCATTTGCCATGTCGGTATCAATTCCCTCTGGAAGTGCTTGAGTGATTTGTAGAAGTTCAAGCTCTTCTAATAGAGCATACAAAGTCATATCTGTGTGAGCATTGTGTGGATCGAGATTAAAGCGAATGCTCCCAGAAAAAAACTGCGGGTTTTGTAAAACAATCGCAATTTGTGCGCGAATTTGTGCCGGAGTGTAAGAGTTTAAGCTTTTCCCTGCAAAAAAGATTGTACCAGACTTATGCTCATAAAACCTGAGGAGGAGTGACATAATAGAACTTTTCCCTGATCCCGATTTTCCAACGATCCCAATTGTTTCTCCTTGATTGATGGATAGCGAAAAATCTTTCAGAATATATTCTTTTTGTTTGTCATATTGCATGTAAACATTTTTGAATTCTATAAAATGTTTATTTGTTTCTTTAGATATTTCGATCGAATATTCGCTTTTATTTTTGTTGAATTCTAGCACTCTTTCAAGTGATATAAGACCTTGTTCGACTTCGCTAAAGGAATGAGAAAAGTTAAATGTCAGATGCATGACATCAATCATGATCCAGGTAGTCAATAGACTTAATATTGCGGCATTCAGACTGCCATTCATGACAAAATAAATTCCTGCCAGCGTCACAACCAGAGTCAAGAGGGAGTTATTTAAAAAGCACATAAGACAGTGCCACATGTCAACGTTAAACTCTGTTATTTCCAATCTGAGTTCTTCTTCTAAACACGTTTGAAACTTTGTTTGATACCAATTTCTCCTTTTTGCAGTGTTTAAAATATATTGTCCTTGGTAAAATTCTCGGATGATATTTATGGCAGTAGCTTTTGGCAGTGCTATTTTCCGATTAAATACTCTGTTTAAATTCACGTATTTTGTCAAAATTATTTTTTGCAAGAAAACGAATGGAAGTATGAGGACTAGAAAAAGAGGTTTTATTATGAGGACTGTTAACATAAAAAAGAAAATTTCGCAGAGAACCAGAAGAAATTTTTGGAAATCATTTGGCAATTTAGCGTCTAGGACAGAGAGATCGATGGAAAAACAGTTTATTACTTTTCCTGTTGTCAAATTATCGATATATTTAAGCGGTGATAAAAGTAATTTATTGAGGCTTTTTATATGAAAATCTTCTGAAACCTGAATACTTTTACAACCCCAAATTAAGGTTAGAAGAGCGATACAAATTGAGCTAAAAAGTCCAACAATTGAGTAAATAAATATATTAAAAATATTTGATAGTTCGTTTACAAAAGTAAAATCAAGAACTTTTATTCTTTTAGAAGTCCAAAAACTGAGCCATAGATTTTGCATTTTTGGCAGGAAAGTAGCCAATAAAAAAAGTGAAAAAATGCAAAAAAATAGCTTAAATTTAAGTTTTTTATTCTCATAAAAGAGTGTCTTTAAATATTTTAAATAAGATTTAAGAGGGTTTTTTATAAATTCAATCTCAGGATTCATGTTTTGTTCTGAGTCTAGCAATTGTTGGTTATCTTCTTTCAGAATGATATTTTCATTCTCTTCCTCTGAAATTCTTTGAATAAAGTCGCGAAAATCAGCGGATGAATTTAAGAGTTCTGCATATGTTCCATCTGCAACAACGGAGCATTTTTCAAGGAGAATAACGCGATCGAAAAAGTGCAAATAATCTAGATTATGCGTGGTAATAATAATACTTTTCTTTTTCCAAAAGGTAAAAATAAGCTTATGGGATATTTTTTTTGCTGTTTCTTTATCTAAGGCCGACAGGGGATCGTCAAGCAAAATAATTTCAGAGTTTAACGCGGCTGTGCGAGCAAGAGCAATCCGTTGTTTTTGCCCTCCGGATAGATTGACGCCATTTTCTCCAATAAGTGTATTTTCACCTTCAGGCATTTTCTTTAAATCTTCATCAAGACAAGCAAGCCTTATATATTTTTCAGCACTTAAGTCTGAGCGATCGAGGAGAATATTTTCTTTAACGGAAGCATTCATTATCCATGCGGTCTGCGGCATAAAAGCCATTTTATTATCGGGAATATCTTTTTGCTCTTCACTATACAATTTTGCGATTGCCTCTAATAATAAACTTTTACCAGAGGCAATCTTTCCAATAACAGCAACACTTTCGCCTTTTTTAAAGGATAATTTTATATTTGTTGATATAATATTTATTTCAAATGAAGAATTGTTTATTTTATGGTTGCCTTTAACTTCAGTTTCTTCTTGTGAGTTTTTTATAAGAGAAAAAAGGCGATTAAATGATGCTTTTGCGCCTGAATAGAGTTTAGTATACTCATAAACATCAAAAACAGCAGACTCAAGGGTTTTAAATAATCCTATACAAGTGAAAAGAATCGGAAGTGAAATATCATGGCCAAAATATAAGTAAAGACTGAAAGTTAGAATGCATATGCCACTCTGAAGGATTGAGATAAACTTATAAGTAAGGGCAAAATATTTAATATTTTTCTTTTGTAAATATATTTCTTTTCTTCTTATATTTTTTATTTTATTTTCATATATTTTCTCAAGCAAATAAGATTTAATATTTCTTATTTGACTATAAAGAGAGCCTAATTCTTGTATGCGATTGTCTTTTTCTTCTTGAATATTTTCATCATTCAAAGATGTTTTTAATATGAGTATATTTACCAATGGGATAAATATGCAGAGCATAAAAATTGCAAGAAATGCTGTAACTCCTAAAAAATAGAAGAGTAGAATGAGCGAGCCAATAATAACGCAGGTGTCATGAATAAATTCGAATGAGTTGGAAGCAATAGAACATGAATTGTCAATGTCACTTGTCGTGTTGTTAATAATATGCGACTCCGTGTGCTTCAATTGAGAAAATATGGGTATCTTTAGAAAGATATAATTACTCAAAAAATATTTTGCAAGAGCTTGAATGCGAAATACTTTTTGAAAGTATTGCGATGTTATAATGCCATTTAAGAAGGTCGTTAGTGTTAATAATATGGCAGAGAATACAATTTCAAATATGTTTTTAAAATCTGTGATTTGTGTTATGAAATAGTAGAGAGCAATAAGTGGCAGTATTGAAAAGATAATTCTTAAAATCAATAAAATTGATGCAATAATTATTTGTTTTTTGCATGAGAAAAGAAGACTTTTTATAAATAAAAATTTATTCTTATAGTTTATATTTTCTTTAATTTTATTAAAGTTTTCGTTAGAAAATGAACTATCAAGTTGAGGAAGATCCGCGTTGCTCCAGTTTGAATTTTTCTTGTTCAATAAAGATGATAAATAAGTAAAAAACAAAGTTTTTATAAAATTCATATTTTTTTGTCCATTTAAAGTTTATTTATTTTAAATTTAAGATTGGCAATAAAATATGAATAAAATGCACTTTCTAATAGTAAAGAAAGTTTAGTTTTGTTTTTTATTTATGAGGTTTATTGCCAAATTATTTTATTAAAATAATTGAAATAATACTGATATTAATATTGTGACTAGCCATATTTGTCTCCTCGTTTAACAAAACAGAAAGCAAAAAGAAACTCTTACATTTATAAATAATGTGATTCAATTATAGTTGTTATTAAATAAGAGTCAAGGTTGTTGGTGATTTATGTGTATTTAGCAAAAGGATGGCGAGTGAATCCATCTGTGTTTTCACTCAATGCAGCTTGCAGAGCAATCATGGTTGCATTGTCAGAGCAAAGTGATGGAGGAGCAAAAAATGTTGGTTTATTTAGTTTTGCAAAAAGAGATCTGAATTTTTTATTCTGCGCTACACCACCAGCAACAAGCACTGTTTTGATTTCAGGAAAGTCTTCCAAAGCATTCTCAATCCGATTGAGCAATTGGCTGAGGGCTGCCTGTTGAAAAGCATAGGCAATGGATTGTTTTTTTTCTTTACTGAGATCTTTTCCTGTGATTTTTCCTTTTTTTATGCCTGTTTCTTTACGAATAGATTCCATAACTGCAGTTTTTATTCCGCTGTAACTAAAATTATAGCGATTTTCTTTATTCGCAGGTTTTCCAGGATAACTAAAATCATTTATATTTGCGGACTTTTCTGCTTGCTTAGCAAGCTCTTCTATGAGGGGGCCTCCCGGATACGCAAGCCCTAGCAACTTTGCGACTTTATCGAATGCTTCACCACAGGCGTCATCTAAGCATTTACCTAATATTTTTCTTTCATTGGGCGACTCTAATAAACTCAAATGACAGTGCCCGCCACTGACGGTCAAAGCAAGGGCTGGAAAAGAAACAGCTTCAACATCATGCCATGCGCGTAAATCATCTTTAGGAGAAAATTGTTTTAATAAGAGTACCGGAGCAAGGTGAGCGTCGACGTGATTGACAGAAATAAGTGGGATATTGAGGGACATGGCAAGTCCCCGGGCAAACAAAACTCCAACCATGAGAGCTCCAATGAGCCCTGGTCCCATAGTGACCGCAATAGCTGTGAGATCGTTTTTTTTTAATTTTGAGACATTGAGTGCTTTATGAGCGATATCATAGATTTTAGCTAAATGATCGCGCGCAGCAACTTCAGGAACAACACCGCCAAAAGGAGCGTGAATTTCGGTCTGAGACTCAACCTCGTGGGCAAGAATATTTAAAGAAATAATTTGTCCTTGAGCATTTTTTTTAACTTTGATGATTGAAACAGCTGTTTCGTCACATGAACTTTCGATAGCGAGAATTGTATTTTGCATATGAATTATTATTGAGCTTTTGTTTGAGATGAAGTGGATTGTGCCATGAGATTAGCTAAGCGACTGGTGGCAGCTTTTCCTTCGGGCATATTAGCATAAATTTTTGCGCATTCTTGATAATAAGTTTTAGCAATTGAGTTATTGTTTAAATACACATAACTATCCCCTGTTAATAAGAGTGCTCTCGCATTTTTGGGAGCATCAGGAAATTTTTCAATATAAGATGTGAAATCAAGGACAGCGTTTTTATAATCTTGCGTTTTAAAGCGAGCTTCTGCTCTGAATTCGATCGCAATTTGTTGCATAGCATCTGAAGCTTCATGTGCATTTAATATTGCAGTAGAATTGTCTATTAGTTGTTTGTACTTATTTTGTTCAAGATCATTCTTTAAACTTTTTGTGATTGCTTGAACAGTTTTCAGTTTTTCTGGTAATTTGCCTTTTTTGGGATTATTGAGTCTTGTAT is a genomic window containing:
- a CDS encoding M15 family metallopeptidase, giving the protein MKILNLILFSLIVANFHNGANSQNLTTHNFESKIDNIPEEIQKKMQRYTWKPDCPVSLGDLKYLSLPFYGFDNNIHMGHLIVHKDIATEVKIIFEELFESKFPIEKMHIIDDFKGDDDLSMTENNTSAFNCRSVTGKPGIFSVHSYGRAIDINPKINPYIKGKLVLPENGKQYTDRSLTSLGMIKLNDFTYNTFIKKGWTWGGSWISLKDYQHFEKPIPRKN
- a CDS encoding tetratricopeptide repeat protein, with the translated sequence MSFLNLKKYDLLFNLTRYFPLNSLNKKAFLFCSITSSLFLTGCMTSSRQDQIQSSISQLQGQIFQIQEQLSKRDQQITNTTQTAISSQNEVQNLQTQIQLTQGSVDELKARLKRMEETAGSTGNEQNVVTLSNSPEFVTLQRHIARIDLVLNTRLNNPKKGKLPEKLKTVQAITKSLKNDLEQNKYKQLIDNSTAILNAHEASDAMQQIAIEFRAEARFKTQDYKNAVLDFTSYIEKFPDAPKNARALLLTGDSYVYLNNNSIAKTYYQECAKIYANMPEGKAATSRLANLMAQSTSSQTKAQ
- the tsaD gene encoding tRNA (adenosine(37)-N6)-threonylcarbamoyltransferase complex transferase subunit TsaD: MQNTILAIESSCDETAVSIIKVKKNAQGQIISLNILAHEVESQTEIHAPFGGVVPEVAARDHLAKIYDIAHKALNVSKLKKNDLTAIAVTMGPGLIGALMVGVLFARGLAMSLNIPLISVNHVDAHLAPVLLLKQFSPKDDLRAWHDVEAVSFPALALTVSGGHCHLSLLESPNERKILGKCLDDACGEAFDKVAKLLGLAYPGGPLIEELAKQAEKSANINDFSYPGKPANKENRYNFSYSGIKTAVMESIRKETGIKKGKITGKDLSKEKKQSIAYAFQQAALSQLLNRIENALEDFPEIKTVLVAGGVAQNKKFRSLFAKLNKPTFFAPPSLCSDNATMIALQAALSENTDGFTRHPFAKYT
- a CDS encoding GNAT family N-acetyltransferase; this encodes MNKEKIMNNFPFLKLNECLILTKNLYSKTSSKGFSKDMIISTSENKYFSNTSETEIKMLTKSDWQSWKKIRLECLKNAPTAFVSSFEDISKKPDTFFQEKVEENKIYGAFCDGELVSVVTFSQDSREKDCHRGHISGMYTKPEFAGKGIGSKLIAAVIKDASKLVTQIHLGCVANNKPALRLYKNHGFEIYGTDPRAIKLNDEFYDMLLMWLKLK
- a CDS encoding ATP-binding cassette domain-containing protein, giving the protein MNFIKTLFFTYLSSLLNKKNSNWSNADLPQLDSSFSNENFNKIKENINYKNKFLFIKSLLFSCKKQIIIASILLILRIIFSILPLIALYYFITQITDFKNIFEIVFSAILLTLTTFLNGIITSQYFQKVFRIQALAKYFLSNYIFLKIPIFSQLKHTESHIINNTTSDIDNSCSIASNSFEFIHDTCVIIGSLILLFYFLGVTAFLAIFMLCIFIPLVNILILKTSLNDENIQEEKDNRIQELGSLYSQIRNIKSYLLEKIYENKIKNIRRKEIYLQKKNIKYFALTYKFISILQSGICILTFSLYLYFGHDISLPILFTCIGLFKTLESAVFDVYEYTKLYSGAKASFNRLFSLIKNSQEETEVKGNHKINNSSFEINIISTNIKLSFKKGESVAVIGKIASGKSLLLEAIAKLYSEEQKDIPDNKMAFMPQTAWIMNASVKENILLDRSDLSAEKYIRLACLDEDLKKMPEGENTLIGENGVNLSGGQKQRIALARTAALNSEIILLDDPLSALDKETAKKISHKLIFTFWKKKSIIITTHNLDYLHFFDRVILLEKCSVVADGTYAELLNSSADFRDFIQRISEEENENIILKEDNQQLLDSEQNMNPEIEFIKNPLKSYLKYLKTLFYENKKLKFKLFFCIFSLFLLATFLPKMQNLWLSFWTSKRIKVLDFTFVNELSNIFNIFIYSIVGLFSSICIALLTLIWGCKSIQVSEDFHIKSLNKLLLSPLKYIDNLTTGKVINCFSIDLSVLDAKLPNDFQKFLLVLCEIFFFMLTVLIIKPLFLVLILPFVFLQKIILTKYVNLNRVFNRKIALPKATAINIIREFYQGQYILNTAKRRNWYQTKFQTCLEEELRLEITEFNVDMWHCLMCFLNNSLLTLVVTLAGIYFVMNGSLNAAILSLLTTWIMIDVMHLTFNFSHSFSEVEQGLISLERVLEFNKNKSEYSIEISKETNKHFIEFKNVYMQYDKQKEYILKDFSLSINQGETIGIVGKSGSGKSSIMSLLLRFYEHKSGTIFFAGKSLNSYTPAQIRAQIAIVLQNPQFFSGSIRFNLDPHNAHTDMTLYALLEELELLQITQALPEGIDTDMANEALKLSSGQKQIFAFARALLKPAKLLLLDEPSANIDNKSEKIIMKKIDELKGIKTVIIIAHRGEILNTANRVIQI